A genomic window from Schistocerca piceifrons isolate TAMUIC-IGC-003096 chromosome 10, iqSchPice1.1, whole genome shotgun sequence includes:
- the LOC124718943 gene encoding cytochrome c oxidase subunit NDUFA4, with protein MQGLSFSSLKKNPSLIPLYICLGAGVAGAIFYTLRLATRNPEVTWNKRSNPEPWNDYSNKQYKFYSPVRDYSKIESPAPKYQE; from the exons ATGCAGGGACTGTCATTTTCAAGCCTGAAGAAAAACCCATCA TTAATTCCCTTGTACATATGCTTGGGAGCAGGGGTAGCGGGAGCGATCTTTTACACGCTTCGACTCGCTACCCGAAACCCTGAAGTTACGTGGAATAAGAGATCCAATCCCGAACCTTGGAATGATTACTCCAACAAGCAGTATAAG TTTTACTCGCCAGTGAGGGATTACTCGAAGATTGAGAGCCCCGCACCGAAGTACCAAGAATAA